One genomic region from Terriglobales bacterium encodes:
- a CDS encoding FAD binding domain-containing protein yields the protein MRSFIPAYEMRAPESLAQALDLLASEPGVWQAFAGGTDLMVLLEAGKLEHRRFLSIWNLPELRGINVGNDFVTFGALTTYSEVLASEILQREFPLLIEAARTTGGIATQNRGTLGGNIVNASPAADTPPALLVYEAELELISARGSRWLPHHQFHIGYRQTRLQPDELLVRIRLARDTSRWRQYYRKVGTRRAQAISKICLAALLDSETGDARVAVGSVAPVPLRCFRTEGAIRDHSDVLGTLAGEISPIDDMRSTAAYRTRIAQNLLQDFLNGR from the coding sequence TTGAGATCGTTCATCCCAGCCTATGAAATGCGGGCTCCGGAGTCACTCGCTCAGGCTTTGGATCTGCTGGCATCGGAGCCCGGCGTGTGGCAGGCATTCGCGGGTGGCACCGACCTGATGGTGTTGCTCGAAGCCGGCAAGCTCGAGCATCGCCGTTTCCTGAGCATCTGGAATTTGCCGGAACTTCGCGGCATCAACGTAGGCAATGACTTCGTAACTTTCGGTGCTCTCACTACCTACAGTGAAGTTCTGGCCAGTGAAATTCTGCAACGCGAATTTCCGCTGCTGATCGAAGCCGCGCGCACCACAGGCGGAATCGCCACTCAGAATCGTGGCACCCTCGGCGGCAACATTGTGAATGCTTCGCCAGCGGCCGACACGCCGCCCGCACTTCTTGTGTACGAAGCCGAGCTCGAGCTGATTTCGGCCCGCGGCTCCCGCTGGCTTCCTCACCATCAATTCCACATCGGCTACAGGCAGACTCGTCTGCAACCCGACGAGCTACTCGTCCGCATCCGGCTTGCTCGCGACACTTCGCGCTGGCGGCAGTATTACCGCAAGGTCGGGACACGGCGGGCGCAAGCAATCTCCAAGATCTGCCTCGCCGCTCTGCTGGACTCCGAAACTGGAGATGCACGTGTAGCCGTGGGCAGTGTGGCTCCGGTTCCTTTGCGTTGTTTTCGGACCGAGGGCGCCATTCGCGATCACAGCGATGTTCTCGGCACGCTGGCAGGCGAAATCTCACCCATCGACGATATGCGTTCCACCGCAGCCTATCGCACACGGATTGCGCAAAACCTGCTGCAGGACTTTCTTAATGGCCGCTGA